GACAAGTTCTATGGGTTATAATGATGGTGGCAAGGTGAAAGATGAATGACTTTGAAGACATACTAATGATAGGAATTTCCCCAATTTTCATGTAAGAGATCTTCAGGAATTTCCCCCAATTTTTATGAACCACTTTTAAATTGTCACCTCCtccttgtgtgtatttttactgGATGTGGAGAGGCATTGTCCATAACTGTAATGGATGACAGTGGTAAGTTGGGACGAGGAGTTGTGtagcaaataatttttaaaacaacatAGTTAATTTGGTAACAATAACCACCATAGTTTTTTGGACATGGGACAAAATTTTTTACTTCTGGCATAAAATAATGCTTGTGCCTGCATGTGAATCAACAACCCACACTTTTTTCCTGTTCAAGGCCTCTTAAAAAAATTGCTAAAGAGGGTGTGTGGATTCAGTGTTTGATACTAAAACAGttatgtaagtaaaataaaaagaaaaagcttatgacagagtggatattattattaatattcagaaaatgaaccttattcatatggaataagcccacaggggaaattgtcttgaaattcaagcttcaaagaatatggtgttcattagaaagatacAAGAGGAGGTacagaggaaaacagaaagaaatctcacttattaggagaaaaaataaattaaactaataaataaataaaaatgcaaattattaaaatgtaaagagaactgtattaaggtagtaataaaatgcatcttcacttgaacttttgaagttcccattacacgacatcctcagggagactgttccacagtccaacagtgtgaggaatgatgacctctggaactgtgaAGTTTGACAGCAAAGCAAATTTACTGCACATCAGTGCTGCTATTCAGCAAACCTaattgctctcggcaggaaagtgGGATCAGGGAAtaattgtgaaagtgaaagatcgcttaaaatacaacttatgaaaaactgacagagaccatccgtcaacggtaaaacctaccaccatgaaccactctagcTTTGAGATAAATCTAtggcagaaacagacatccacaccagaaaGCAGTATTCGAGTAAAAGAAGGATAATTCACCAAAAACtggctgcactgattttatcaataTGGGAGGTGTTGAGAAGGTACAGTACACAGGAAAAGTTATTGACAGCAATTTACGTTTTATCACAAATTTGGAGACTGTATTGTAAACTACTGACAGGAGTTACTGGTTCAATATAAAAGTGGGTCTGTAACAAAGGTGTACTTTTCTGTGGATGTTCAATACCTTCATAGACTTTGTgatctaaaacaaaaaaagctgtacaggttggccatcactaatccggcatcattgggacctagagggtgccggattaaccatttattaggctagaatacacgaaacccagtaactaagcacctcatcctagaattaaaatatcccataaatcagtacaagttggttaataaagaaaagacaattatcaaatacaggtagtgctcaagttacgataattcgacttatgatatttcgagtttacgatggggttagcaattaatactgatacgaaaatatttaggaaatatttttagatttcgcacAGGCGCAGGCAGTGAGAGAAaacaacttcttttcctccatctctttattccatctgctagttaaaaaggtaaaagagaatgataaaagtattgttagtaacgttatactcttgcgtaaatgcatacagccataaacaaccgaacgggaaactgttgttttgctaataatcgtcgcggataacaactgttatgcttgtatttcaaccaccatacggttaaacaattactgtagttatgttacaaatgatgttaacaGTACAATaggactaatatattttttacactataacctcattcgctttggagaaaagatcggcaaggaaatatactgctgcagtaactttaagctgcaagttgtagctgaagctgaggaagcaatgttcaagctgctaatgactatagattatcgtgcatcggcaacatggatgaaacttgaccgtataTAAAATtggagaatgtattttaatcaaaactactgggcatgaaagaatacaaattactgctgttttcacgccgataaaagataaatacgtaaaccTCGTATTATGATaaattcaagagaaaatagcgaacggaatcttgatttttttcttacacaaaacaaacatgcccccaaaacggccacgaacgtcacatattaacgaaaaaaaatagctaaattaatttcacgacgaaacgtatttaagttatatttcgatttaaaaacatttcgtataacgaaaaatatccttgtcccaaataaaaaaaaatatcttcatttacgcttactagaagcaagaaaagctctctaaactgagttaaatgcggcaaaataaacaccgcgttatcgattccaaaaacaaaacattgatcgcaatttataataaaaaagcaatatgagaatatatgcaattggatacaatgtagtaaagcataactttttaaaagatccatgaaaaagatgcacattcgttatgttgatgtttgtataatactgttaatatgtgaatagtttagtataatgtaggctaggccactgtatatgtagcctatacgatataccatagcgtaggccaaaagacaatacaggtaataaatgtaaaaaatggaacagcaaaagcatgcctgtgtttTCAAACACCTCGAGTTTGTTGAGGCAGCagactgcgccaccaaatcgaagtggccggcgagcgagtttgcgcgacctgggaaatttgaaaattagtgcggaaacggAAATTACTGTAGcagaaatttgtgccggattactgattgttccggactactgattgccggattagtgatggtcaacctgtaggAGCAAAGCTGTGATAttagaaaattcctgaatgactGTGGAATCATTGATATTTATAGATAATTTAATACTCTGCTCACTGGGGTTGGTGAAGAGAATCTGCAGAAACTCATAAAAGTTTCAAAATGTTTGCAAGGGAAGATGGATGAGAAAAAATATGAGCAGGAAGGTAAATAGAAACCAGGGAGATACAGCAACGAAATACAACAACCCAACAATTATTTCCAGACAGGTTCAAAGGAGTGCAACTCATTCCAAAGTGCAGTCCAAGGAATAGCAACTTTGTTAGCCAAAGTTATGCTACCTTTGGGCTATCCCAAAAATCCTAGCTATCCACgcagacatactgtatatttccgtGTATAATATGAGGTAAAAATTTACGACaaattttcactaatttataTCTGTAGTATAACAGGacagctaaattacaaaaccatcggtatgtaggctagcttttgcaacaacagttatcttttgaaatactggttatgtaaagatgttattacaaatgctattttacttactgtatccttagaaatttaaagtaaacaaaataacaaagcagattctatatcatgtttttcctacacacgTCGCCTAAAGGAAAACATCATTTTGTTTATGTCTCATCGCCAATCACAAACAACCCCTAACAATATGGtaatgtacaataattattgtacataattatcGTTCGTGTGACTGAATTACTCTAAACAGTTACTTACTACCAaactgataatgaatttttaatgaaaaattaatattatgttacccttaatgttattactactgtaattacactaccattaaaatttctaaatGGTTACCACAAGATAAAGATTGCTGTGAGTGCAACCATAACTCAacatttacattttgtcagctggccttgttacatatataaaagctgATTTCACTGATATGGAATTATCCTCAAACATGCTGCtcattatgaagatatgccaataatacatatataaggtAGAAATGGTTTTACTGTATTAGCCTACTTTTGTTTCATTGCCAATTCCAAACAATACgataatgtacgataattatcgtttGTATGACTGAATCgttctaaacagttatttaccaccgaaatgataatgaatttttaatgaaaaatgaatattatgttttacCATAAACAttattactaccataattacactaccattaacaTTTCTGAAAGATTACCAAAAGATAATGGTTGCTCTGAGCACACAACCATAAATCAATGTCTTtattttgtcagctggcctcacatcaataaaagttgatttcattgatttgGAATTATTCTGCGAATAggatatttattatgaagatatgccaataatatataaggtaaaaattgtttaattacctttattatcagtttatttcataatgtgtaCCTTTTCTTATATGACAGTGGCTACTACACTGCAGCTGAGGATAGCCTACTGATAAAACATCACTTGACGACCCCACTTTTCAGGGGTGAATTTTGCAATTTAAGATCGTTTTTACGCAGAAATATACAGTAGCTAACCTATGAAAATACTGATGATTAAAAATGATCCAAAAATGTAAGAATaacaatacagttttttttaagccCACGTCACACGACGACACCAGAAACTTGCTACACTTTGTCTCACAAGAGTTTTGTCACAGTAACCAAACCtactaaaaatatgtacaacattGATTATCAAGCAAATACACTCcaaaatttttctgacgataaataccCTAGGTCATCCAGACTTAGTGTactgtatacagccataccttaaGCGCAAATATCTGAGCAAAGTACTTTACAGTTTGTTCAACTTAcccctgaaagaattaaaatgaacaaaatcagtatcaaaactaataaatactcataacaacagtaacatcgTAAAAATCAGTCAGCTGCTTTGGCGCttctacaatttttcttattaaaagtatCTCCACCATGTCCTCTAAACCTTTGCCTTCCTCTCAACTTTCTTCCCATAATAGTCTAGGTTTCATCCAAGCCATCTCTGCTTCTCCATCAACACTCATCCTTAGCCTATATGCCTAAACCAGCTGAATCTTGTCTTTCATCAGGTCAGTGTCTTTACCATTCTAGCactaataatttcttcatataccTGCCTCTCACCCACCTCTGCATCATCATGTTTGCTCCagcttctgctcctcctcctatATGCCCTGTTTGCATTCTAATTTATTGTCGCATACTACTGCCCAATACCTCCATTTCACCCAAAAGCTGCTTTTATCATGCTTTCTGTCTAAGcttataaaaaaatccattcttGCCATACATCATCACCAATTTTACCCCCGATTTCCCTTCACAAGACCCAATCTATGAGATTCCTGCCAatcttttaccctttttttttagtcaacTATACCTATGGAATGAATGAAGAGTAGGGGACCAAGGATACTGTTGGCCTTTGAGAGAATATAATGTGATCAGACTTACCTTTACCAAAGCCTAACTTTGCACACTGTGTCCTGACATTGCGAGACCCATCCCAATAGTAATTCATGACTGCATTCTACCCTATATGCTTAGTAAGGGGTAGTATATTGATGTAAGGGTGTGGGAGGGTATTGGGTTAGGTAAGGCTCAGCTAAGGTAGTATGCAGGGGCATTACAGCTGACTTGGAGGGGTTGGGTGAAGCACCTTGGAGGGGTTGGGTGAAGCACAGAGTCCAAGGTAAGGTTAGGTAAAATTAAGTCTCATAAGGTGTCATGTCCTCCAAAATGCCTACTCTAGGCTAGTTAAAGGGGAACCTAGGCCAGATCACTGGCTAAAAATAAAGAATGTAGGGTACAGCAAACAGACGGGTGGGGGTAGATTAAATTCATGAGGGTACTTACGCCTAACTACAAAAGTTACAGGCTATTATGTTAGTTTAGAAGCTACAGTAACAATTTGTCAAGGTGACCACCCCTAAACATTTGCTGTCATTAAATAACACCCCGCTGGTGGAGGGAGGGTACACCAAGCCAAATGACTTAGTCGGGGAACGGTCTACCCTGATCAGGGATTTTAGTCGTTTCATCAATGTACGGCATTGATGCCACCAGTCATTTAAGCCAATGATTTAGTCTCCTAACATAACCCGGGACTAAGACATACAAGCTGTGCTGTTATGTCTAAGATATTGTTTCACCACTTCACCCAGTCGCCATagttagtaaaaaataaagaggaaatctATGGCACGAAGTCAAGTTTACGTTCGTATCACGGGGGCTAGGCACACAACCATGTGCATTTAGCAAACCGGTGTGGAAACATGACAAATACCAACCTTTTTACAAGTTAACATGTACGCCATggaacaaattacataaaatgtatctgcatacaacgaaaaatattaaaaacaagcattTTTCTTACCTGAAAATCTTGAATTCTGAAGGTTATCTAATCAAAGGCAACCCGAGAACTAACAATGTGTCGCACCGGGTGATTTCCTAAGGCAAAGAAGCAGACGATCCTCAACTAAAAGGACGCTGGGAGCTTCGAGATAATCACACTCAGTGAGCTTAATGAACTGGTGTGATGCAACAAGCACCTGTTGTGTACATATTCCAAGTAACatgattttcatacatatttgttTTAGCATTTTTAGTACTTGAAAAAATTACGTATTAATCCCATATTACGACAGGCATTTTATGTTATTTGAGAACACAAGTTACCCCGAATTATTCAACCATTTGTTCATTATGCTTACTGAAGGGCCTATTCTAGAAGCTACTATGTGATCTTgcatttcagattattttttattttagataattttatatcaatattatgaatatttcgaaacaaaattaataaaatttggtatatttatgtaattgatTGAAATGATggtttttaattctatttaaatTTCAGTATCACATTAGAAATTAGTTACATAAAATCCCATCTGTTCGTTCCATGCGGTGCAGACGACGCCGCTCTAGAACGTTGTAAACAGCCGTCAGTCAGCTTTCAGGAGGTCTTGCAAAATGGTTAGTTAATCTTAAGATTTCGTAATTGTCTGATTATTAATTAGGAAGGTTGATGTATTTGTTAAGGgatgttttcataaaataattataatgtttatatataatgcgtgtaAGCCTACCTGAAGAAATTAGGTAGCCGGGCATGGGCTGGCCCAGCTAAGCCCAGACTACCGTTTTACGACTAGCTGAGCTTCTAAACCTACTATTAATATCCTGACCCATTCCGTTAGTTACTCTTAAACAATATGCATCTCAGTAGGGTAGAACTAGCCTATTTGTGTGAACAAACCAGTTTAGAATTAGGACCAAATACCAGTTCTCCAGAATGGTAGTGTTTGCTTTGTCTTCATCTCTTTATGCTTAATACCCGTAGGgaatcataaaatcttgaaacaaatttgccATCGTTAAGGTATGTCAACAAATGCTTTAACCTAATTGGacttttattattagtttagcCTATATTTTGACAGTCTTGCAAGTGTGGCGCCCAATCAGAGTTTGACCCAGTGTATTGTGGTTAAGGatggctattattattaaaattatattagaagatgaaccctatttatagagaacaggcctacaggggccattgactaaattcaagcttttaaagaatatggtgttcatatgtaAGAAGTTACTGATgatgatgggaaatacagaaagaagaggtcagttattttatagaaaacaagGATAAGTttacagattaataaataaatagataaaaaagttaatgaatcaTTAAAActataagaataattattttaggGTGGCAATGTATTGCATCTTTGTTTAAACTTTTGAGGTtgtaattgcacaacatcctcaggaagaccATTCCACAATCCAATGCTGTGAGAATTgaaacctctggaactgagaagtttgacaatGAGGCCACTAGCAGAACCAGGGGTCCCACCTGTCCACatgcccccccatgaaaaataatgataaaataacattgaagatttagataataacataaataaatataaaaaagggaaaaaattaaaaaccgatcaaagaaataatatatatttatatatgtatataacatgaaaattggtgccccccccatgaaatttttctggatccattAGTGAatgaggcatatttactgcatataggtgctgctgttcagcaaatctggttgctctcaacAGGAAAAGAAGaacagggatcaattgtgatgACTGAAGTTCAGTTAAAGTACATCTTAGAAAATGACAAGAATCAGACTATCTGTTAGCATATTTGTAACCTCTGTTTAGTTTTTCCCATTAACTTGGATTTTGGAACCTGTGCGTTGGTTGGAGAAACCTGGCTTCTGTTCTTAGTCATGGTTCTGATGGTGCAGACTTGTAGCTCTTGTTTCTTAGTTTATTTCTaattggttttttttatgtattttacattgTTGGGTAACAAATTAGCAGTTTTAAAACACTGGAACCTAGGAAACAGAGGTGCTGGGTTGTATTCAAATATTCTTGTGATACTTCTGCAAGTTCTGTTTGTGATTAAGTTAGAGTTATGGGCTAGGTACCCCACTTCTCATTTGATTGTGTACATAGGCTTGTGCAGTTTTGTTTGAGAATGAATGAGTAATGAGTGGTTgttccaccttccccttcccttctggaAAGCTATTGAGCCAAAATGTCTGCTGGAACTGAATGAGTTTGAGGTAAGTGCACTGCTAGCTCCCATTCTGCAAGGTTAGACTGCGTTGCTCTCCACCCCTTCTACAAGTGGGAGGGGCGGCATAGTAAAGCTTTTTCTGTATCTGTCATTTAGTATTAACCAGAAACTGCTGCTGACACACAGGACATTTCCTTGGAATTTCCATGATTCTCtgaagttttgttttctgttaagtATGTGTTTTGGGAAACGGAGGCACAGGGCCTTGGCCCTACCCCAGTGGTCTCTTTTAACACACTGGGGAAGGAGGAGTTGCCTGTCTTTTAATTCTGTGCTTGCAAGGCATTGGTATGAATGGTTTCTCCAAGTGGGTACTCTTCCAATTGTCACCAGGTACTACCTCCCACGTAAGGGGTGACTCGATTTCTTGAATATGTAGTATGTAACCCTATGGGAGCAAGTAAcaggtttttaaaataatttgcctACCAAACCTCCATATTAGTTCTATCCACCCCCATCTCCCCTGCTTTGTCTCACGGCCAAAGGAAGAGTGGATGGCATGTGTGAAGAGAGCATGGGTAACCCCATTTCCATCAGGTTACCCACCTTGTTAGTCAAGTCTACCAAAGCTCCAGTGTGTAAGGCTTCAGTTTGTATacccaggaaaaatacaaattacttaaagaTGTTGTCAAACTTAGCAGCCTTGTGAACTTGAGAAATTTTGGCGATATGTGAAACGTAATAAGAAAGCCAAAGAAGAAAACCAGGCAACATCACAGAGGATTTAACAGGTCAAAATATGAGGAAAGGGTAAGCATAATCTGCAAGTTACCTTCAAGAAATGGAAGTAAGTCCGCTGTGTAAGGTGATCGGTGCCCCCTCTGTTTTGAGTGACTATGATGTTTTGACTGTAGGCACCACATCTTCTCTGGCTGAAAGAGGTTGCAGTATTTTCCCTTTCCCAgaccctgaacaaatctggtagTTCTCTACTCCTTCCCCTTCGCATATTCTGATGTTCAGTATCACATGGAAAGGACAGTTAGCTGGTGAAGGAGgagtttgctaaaaaaaaaaatgcattgatGGTATAGGTAATGTGTTCACTGATTCTTGTTTCACTTTTATAAAATTCCTCTTCTTCTGATAGGGTCTAATCTGTATGTGACTTATGGACTATCAACAGAATTGTCTCTTCTTTTCAGGCTGGAGCATTAAAGAGATTTATTCCTCTGTTTGACCGTGTTTTGGTTCAGAAGGCAGAGGCAATAACCAAAACTTCAAGTGGCATCTTGATCCCTGAGAAGTCTATAGCTAAAGTGCTTGTTGGAAAAGTTGTTGCTGTTGGAGACGGTCCAAGAACAGAGGTGAGTCAAGTATTGATTTTTCCACAACATTTAATGATGATTTGCCACtcttgttattttcaagtaatgtcCAAGTTGAGTCTTCTCTTTGAGTAAATcttggttttaatatatataaatttagagtaTTCTAGAGAAGTGAATTTTCTCTCATGGTTTTTCTTTCACACTGATATATGGGTTACCTTCAAAGCTGGTCTTCCCCTACAGAGAACCTTAATGCCTCCCTTTTCCTTAGAGTAAAGTAACAAGATGCCACATCTGGGCATATTCTTGGTCTTAGCCTAGGCTAGGACAGACATAGCGAAATGCTTACCTAACATCCTTCAGTATTTAACATtaacaaagatatttttataacaacCTATGTCATTTAGCATAGGTACACTCCACAATTAAGGTAATTGATGTAAAGTTTCAGTACTAATAATTTTATCTTCGTAACTTTACTGGTATATGATAGCATTCACATTAATCAACCAAATAGCCAGTGTTTCCTTTAAACCTACACATTACTTGAATTGAACATCATTCACGTTAGGTGTTTAAACAAATCATCAGTGGTTCTACTAAAACTGCACAATCAGCTGTGAAGTTAGAAGTAAAACTTCAGGGATTCTAAAGTGTCAGTGGAGAAACTAAAGGGATTTTGAAGTGTCAGTGGagttgaaattttaatatttagcaAAATATCACCTTAATTTTTTTGAGGAATTACAGTAGACTGTATCAGATACTGTTGATGTCACTGTTATTAGCAATGTAAAGAAACTTGACAAGAGCCAAGAAGGTATTGATAGTTAGACCATATCCTGAGTTTGTCTTAACTCAGAAGTTCTAGTCGgtgtttaattgtttatattttatcgtTCTTATTTTACAGCCTTTATAAAGACACAGTAGGCTTCTGTGCTGCA
This genomic stretch from Macrobrachium rosenbergii isolate ZJJX-2024 chromosome 6, ASM4041242v1, whole genome shotgun sequence harbors:
- the LOC136839312 gene encoding 10 kDa heat shock protein, mitochondrial-like gives rise to the protein MAGALKRFIPLFDRVLVQKAEAITKTSSGILIPEKSIAKVLVGKVVAVGDGPRTESGTTAPLAVAVGDEVLLPEFGGTKVTLDEKEYVLFRDSELLGKFKGE